One region of Chanodichthys erythropterus isolate Z2021 chromosome 17, ASM2448905v1, whole genome shotgun sequence genomic DNA includes:
- the cpda gene encoding carboxypeptidase D, protein MSGQRVNNLCSSHKRPLLVLYLLVVYISSINSAPVGEQDVETYNKYYNYTELTDLLKSLAQKYPNIANLTSIGKSVENRELWVMRITKDPTVDVPGKPKFKYVGNMHGDETVSRQVLIYLVEYLLEKYGEDQRVTELVDSTDIYIMPSMNPDGFEKSVEGDCTGRNGGRENAKNFDLNRSFPDQFEEIHVNAEDIPEGAAVMKWIQENKFVLSGNLHGGTVVASYPYDDSETHKVEGTYSRSPDDALFRYLARVYAENNPVMKTGQPKCEDNLSETFPGGITNGAKWYDVAGGMQDYNYLKGNCLEITMELSCCKYPPSSQLRTEWDNNREALLAYMDKIHIGVRGFVRAAQNEAPIADAVIMVAGINHNVSTTRFGDYYRLLLPGIYKITAVAPGYIPMSVAGVEVNEGKATELNITLVAETDENPTTPSIPASPTDTSVDSTSTNSSSTSIGKAGADETQDSRVAIQPQDFRHHHDSDMELFLQKFSSEYSSITRLYSIGKSVQGRLLWVMEISNNPGVHEFGEPEFKYIGNMHGNEVVGRELLLNLIEYLCRNYGTDPEVTQLVNSTRIHIMPSMNPDGYKISQEGDIGGIQGRNNSNNYDLNRNFPDRFNLVRDPRQPETIAVMNWAKSYPFVLSANLHGGSLVVNYPFDDNLEDVVRYSKSSDDAVFRMLALAYSQENSQMHDGHPCKELNSYDEYFQDGITNGAAWYNVHGGMQDWNYVNTNCFEVTIEVGCYKYPPAADLPKYWEQNRKSLLQFIHQVHRGIKGMVIDGKDESGIPNATITVDTINHSITSNTAGDYWRLLVPGKYLVNVSAQGYSSVSTYVTVPKEGVEIVNFTLTRIHSYTNGQATEDTTPILDPSVKEFQSLIKQLSGESGLDKLIKDTPTQSSFRYRRYSEVSEFLRGLTLNFPEITLLHSLGQSVEFRTIWALEISNNPKVQEPSEPKIRFVAGIHGNAPVGTELLLEFAASLCINYGKNAAITKLINETRIVILPSINPDGRELAKEKDCTSTVGMTNVHGKDLDSDFFGNASQRAAEPQPETRAVMDLIQERGFTLSVALDGGSVLVTYPYDKPVQSVENDDTLRYLATVYAKHHPTMHLGNTGCPNSSQMGSIPDGVLRAAEWHSHMGSMKDFSVDFGHCPEITVYTSCCLFPQAEMLPTLWAENRKSLLSMLVEVHKGVRGVVKDKNGKPIAGAIIVLNGGVRVFTSEGGYFHALLAPGLHNIEAVAVGYQQQSQKVSVSPFEAASSIIIEFDMENDIFGLPRELVVASAAAAMTALVVTAFIIWCVCSAKSNRQKDGFHRLRQHRDDYDDEIRLMSMGSKKSLLSHEFQDESESDEDTLYTNKL, encoded by the exons ATGTCGGGACAGAGAGTAAACAACTTGTGTTCATCGCATAAACGCCCGctgttggttttatatttgcttGTTGTTTATATCAGCTCCATCAACTCAGCTCCTGTCGGCGAGCAGGATGTAGAGACTTACAACAAATACTACAATTACACCGAACTTACTGACCTTCTTAAAAGTCTCGCCCAGAAGTACCCAAACATCGCAAATCTGACCAGCATCGGTAAATCAGTTGAGAACAGGGAGCTTTGGGTAATGAGAATCACTAAGGACCCCACTGTTGATGTACCTGGAAAACCCAAATTCAAGTACGTGGGCAACATGCACGGAGACGAGACCGTGTCCCGACAGGTTCTTATCTACTTGGTGGAGTATCTGCTGGAGAAGTACGGAGAGGATCAGCGGGTCACAGAGCTGGTCGACAGCACAGATATTTATATCATGCCGAGCATGAACCCTGATGGATTTGAGAAGTCTGTGGAGGGGGATTGTACTGGCAGAAATGGGGGTCGGGAAAATGCTAAAAACTTCGACCTCAATAGAAGTTTTCCAGACCAGTTTGAGGAGATACACGTGAATGCAGAAGACATACCTGAAGGCGCTGCTGTCATGAAGTGGATCCAGGAGAACAA ATTCGTGCTCTCTGGGAATCTGCATGGCGGAACAGTGGTGGCCAGTTATCCCTATGATGACTCTGAGACCCATAAAGTTGAGGGCACCTATAGCAGATCACCCGATGATGCTCTCTTCAGATACTTGGCGCGGGTTTACGCAGAGAATAACCCTGTTATGAAAACTGGCCAGCCGAAGTGTGAAGATAACTTAAGTGAGACCTTCCCGGGCGGCATCACAAATGGAGCAAAGTGGTATGATGTGGCAG GGGGTATGCAGGATTACAATTACCTGAAGGGGAACTGTTTGGAAATCACTATGGAGCTCAGCTGCTGCAAGTACCCACCCTCATCTCAACTCAGAACAGAATGGGACAACAATCGGGAGGCCCTGCTGGCCTACATGGACAAG ATTCATATCGGGGTGCGTGGCTTTGTGAGAGCAGCCCAGAATGAAGCCCCTATTGCAGATGCTGTGATAATGGTTGCAGGCATCAACCACAACGTGAGCACTACACGCTTTGGTGACTACTATCGCCTGCTGCTGCCCGGCATCTACAAAATCACAGCTGTAGCCCCTGG TTACATTCCCATGTCCGTGGCTGGGGTGGAGGTGAATGAGGGAAAAGCAACTGAGCTGAACATCACCCTTGTGGCTGAGACAGATGAGAATCCGACCACCCCCTCAATCCCAGCATCCCCCACTGACACCTCTGTGGACAGCACCAGCACAAACAGTAGCAGCACCAGCATCGGCAAAGCAGGAGCAGATGAAACGCAGGACTCCAGGGTTGCGATCCAGCCCCAGGACTTTCGTCATCACCACGACAGTGACATGGAGCTGTTCCTACAGAAATTCAGCTCTGAGTACAGCTCCATCACACGGCTGTATTCCATTGGCAAGTCTGTGCAGGGGCGTCTCCTGTGGGTCATGGAGATCTCCAACAATCCTGGTGTCCATGAGTTCG GTGAACCCGAGTTTAAGTATATTGGTAACATGCACGGCAATGAGGTGGTTGGTCGTGAATTGCTCCTCAACCTCATCGAGTACCTGTGTCGCAACTATGGCACGGACCCTGAGGTCACCCAGCTCGTCAACTCCACGCGTATCCACATCATGCCTTCAATGAACCCAGATGGATACAAAATCTCCCAAGAGG GAGATATCGGTGGCATCCAGGGACGTAACAACTCTAATAACTATGACCTGAATCGTAACTTTCCTGATCGGTTCAACCTTGTCAGAGATCCCAGACAGCCAGAGACCATTGCTGTTATGAACTGGGCAAAGAGCTACCCGTTTGTGTTGTCTGCCAACCTTCATGGAG GCTCTTTGGTGGTGAACTATCCGTTTGATGATAATCTAGAGGATGTTGTTAGATACAGCAAGTCCTCAGATGATGCCGTATTCAGGATGTTGGCTCTCGCTTACTCTCAG gAAAACTCTCAAATGCATGACGGTCACCCCTGTAAGGAGCTGAATTCGTACGATGAATATTTTCAAGATGGCATCACCAATGGAGCCGCATGGTACAACGTCCACG GAGGGATGCAGGATTGGAATTACGTCAATACTAACTGCTTTGAGGTGACCATTGAAGTGGGCTGTTACAAATACCCACCAGCGGCAGACCTGCCGAAGTACTGGGAACAAAACCGCAAATCACTTCTGCAGTTCATCCATCAG GTCCACCGTGGGATTAAAGGAATGGTGATTGATGGCAAAGATGAATCTGGCATCCCCAATGCGACAATCACTGTGGACACAATCAATCACTCCATCACATCCAACACTGCAGGAGACTACTGGCGCTTACTCGTCCCAGGAAAATACCTTGTGAATGTCTCTGCCCAAGG CTACTCCTCAGTTAGCACCTATGTCACCGTGCCTAAGGAAGGAGTGGAGATTGTTAATTTCACATTGACCCGGATTCACAGCTACACAAATGGACAGGCGACTGAAGACACAACCCCAATTCTGGATCCCAGTGTGAAGGAGTTCCAGAGCCTTATCAAGCAGCTGTCAGGTGAATCCGGTCTGGACAAGCTGATCAAGGACACTCCCACCCAGAGCAGCTTCCGTTATCGACGGTACAGCGAAGTTTCCGAGTTCCTGCGTGGCCTCACCCTGAACTTCCCAGAGATTACCTTGCTCCACAG TCTTGGTCAGAGTGTGGAGTTCAGAACTATCTGGGCTCTGGAGATCTCCAACAACCCTAAAGTCCAAGAACCATCTGAGCCCAAGATCCGGTTTGTGGCAGGAATCCATGGTAATGCCCCAGTGGGCACAGAGCTGCTTCTGGAATTTGCTGCCAGTCTCTGTATTAACTATGGCAAGAACGCAGCCATCACCAAG CTCATAAATGAGACCAGAATTGTTATCCTGCCCAGCATCAACCCAGATGGACGTGAGCTGGCGAAAGAGAAAGACTGCACCTCCACTGTTGGCATGACCAATGTTCACGGCAAGGACCTTGACAGTGACTTCTTCG GTAATGCATCTCAGCGTGCTGCAGAGCCGCAGCCAGAGACACGTGCTGTGATGGATCTGATACAGGAAAGGGGCTTCACTCTTTCTGTGGCTCTGGATGGAGGCTCCGTTTTGGTCACTTACCCATATGACAAACCAGTGCAATCTG TCGAAAATGATGATACACTGAGATATTTGGCTACTGTGTATGCAAAACACCATCCTACAATGCACTTGGGCAATACTGGATGTCCAAACAGCAGCCAGA TGGGCAGCATCCCTGATGGTGTCCTTCGAGCAGCAGAGTGGCACAGTCACATGGGAAGCATGAAG GATTTTAGTGTGGACTTTGGTCACTGTCCCGAGATCACTGTCTACACCAGCTGCTGCCTGTTCCCACAGGCTGAAATGCTGCCCACGCTTTGGGCAGAGAACAGGAAGTCTCTTCTGAGCATGCTGGTTGAG GTACACAAAGGGGTTCGTGGAGTTGTGAAGGATAAGAACGGTAAGCCCATCGCGGGGGCTATAATAGTATTGAATGGTGGGGTTCGAGTCTTCACCAGTGAGGGAGGATATTTCCATGCTCTTCTGGCCCCTGGTTTACACAACATTGAAGCGGTGGCTGTCGGCTACCAGCAGCAGTCCCAGAAG GTGTCTGTGTCACCATTTGAAGCAGCAAGTTCCATTATTATTGAGTTTGACATGGAGAACGATATATTTGGCCTTCCAAGAGAATTGGTGGTGGCAAGTGCAG CTGCTGCAATGACGGCCCTGGTCGTGACAGCCTTCATCATCTGGTGCGTCTGCTCAGCCAAGTCCAACAGACAAAAGGACGGATTCCATCGGCTACGGCAGCACAGGGACGACTATGATGATGAGATCCGCCTCATGTCTATGGGCTCCAAAAAGTCTCTCCTGAGCCACGAATTTCAAGATGAGAGCGAAAGTGACGAGGATACACTATACACAAATAAACTTTAA
- the crk gene encoding adapter molecule crk gives MAGNFDSEDRGSWYWGRLSRQEAVSLLQGQRHGVFLVRDSITIPGDYVLSVSENSKVSHYIINSISSNRQSGPGLAPPRFRIGDQEFDALPALLEFYKIHYLDTTTLIEPISKAKHSSLISVNAVPQRLEEEYVRALFDFPGNDDEDLPFRKGDVLRVLEKPEEQWWNAQNSEGRVGMIPVPYVEKYRPASPTSGAPGGSVGGSGAHGNSDGHSSQSPPLLGEPGQYAQPTSLPNLQNGPVYARAIQKRVPNAYDKTALALEVGDMVKVTKINVNGQWEGECKGKHGHFPFTHVRLLDQHNPEDELS, from the exons ATGGCCGGAAATTTTGATTCGGAAGACCGAGGGAGCTGGTATTGGGGGAGATTAAGCCGGCAAGAGGCGGTTTCGCTGCTCCAAGGGCAGAGGCATGGAGTGTTCCTGGTGCGGGACTCGATCACTATTCCCGGGGACTACGTGCTGTCTGTGTCGGAGAACTCCAAAGTCTCTCATTACATAATaaacagcatcagcagcaatcGCCAGTCCGGACCAG GACTCGCGCCTCCTCGGTTCCGTATTGGAGATCAGGAATTTGATGCCTTACCTGCCCTGTTGGAGTTCTATAAGATCCACTACCTGGATACCACCACTCTCATTGAGCCCATCAGCAAAGCCAAGCACTCGTCTCTTATCAGCGTCAATGCAGTTCCTCAGAGGCTCGAAGAGGAGTACGTCCGAGCTCTCTTCGACTTTCCTGGCAATGACGACGAGGACCTTCCGTTTCGAAAGGGCGATGTTCTCCGAGTGCTGGAGAAGCCGGAGGAGCAGTGGTGGAATGCTCAGAATTCAGAAGGTCGTGTCGGCATGATCCCTGTGCCCTACGTGGAGAAGTACCGGCCGGCCTCACCGACATCAGGGGCCCCTGGGGGATCTGTCGGAGGATCCGGTGCTCACGGCAACTCTGACGGCCACAGTTCTCAGTCTCCTCCTCTGCTTGGTGAACCGGGCCAGTACGCCCAGCCCACGTCCTTACCCAATCTACAGAATGGTCCGGTTTATGCCAGGGCGATTCAAAAGAGAGTTCCCAATGCCTATGACAAGACTGCTCTTGCTTTGGAG GTTGGCGACATGGTGAAGGTGACCAAGATCAATGTAAACGGGCAGTGGGAGGGTGAGTGCAAGGGAAAGCATGGCCATTTTCCCTTTACCCACGTCCGCTTGCTGGACCAGCACAATCCAGAGGACGAACTGAGCTGA
- the ywhae1 gene encoding tyrosine 3-monooxygenase/tryptophan 5-monooxygenase activation protein, epsilon polypeptide 1 isoform X2 has translation MGDREDLVYQAKLAEQAERYDEMVDSMKKVAGMDVELTVEERNLLSVAYKNVIGARRASWRIISSIEQKEENKGGEDKLKMIREYRQTVETELKSICNDILDVLDKHLIPAANSGESKVFYYKMKGDYHRYLAEFATGNDRKEAAENSLVAYKAASDIAMTDLQPTHPIRLGLALNFSVFYYEILNSPDRACRLAKAAFDDAIAELDTLSEESYKDSTLIMQLLRDNLTLWTSDMQGDDS, from the exons ATGGGTGACCGGGAGGATTTGGTGTACCAAGCCAAGCTCGCCGAGCAGGCGGAGAGATATGATG AAATGGTTGACTCCATGAAGAAAGTGGCTGGGATGGATGTTGAGCTAACAGTTGAAGAGAGAAACCTGCTCTCCGTGGCCTACAAGAACGTTATTGGGGCGAGGAGAGCATCCTGGAGGATAATCAGTAGTATCGAGCAGAAAGAGGAGAATAAGGGTGGAGAGGACAAATTGAAAATGATTCGGGAATATAGGCAAACG GTTGAAACTGAGTTGAAATCAATCTGCAATGACATCCTCGATGTATTGGACAAGCACCTAATCCCAGCTGCAAATTCAGGAGAGTCCAAGGTCTTCTACTACAAAAT GAAGGGCGATTACCACAGGTATCTCGCTGAGTTTGCTACAGGAAACGACAGGAAGGAGGCTGCAGAAAACAGTTTGGTTGCTTACAAAGCTGCTAGTGATATTGCAATGACAGACCTTCAGCCTACACACCCTATTCGTTTGGGTCTGGCTCTTAACTTCTCCGTATTCTACTATGAAATCCTCAACTCTCCTGACCGTGCATGCAG GTTGGCAAAGGCAGCATTTGACGATGCTATTGCTGAACTGGACACATTGAGTGAAGAAAGTTACAAGGACTCGACACTCATCATGCAGTTGTTACGTGATAACCTGACACTATGGACTTCAGATATGCAGGGAGATG ATTCCTAA
- the ywhae1 gene encoding tyrosine 3-monooxygenase/tryptophan 5-monooxygenase activation protein, epsilon polypeptide 1 isoform X1, which produces MGDREDLVYQAKLAEQAERYDEMVDSMKKVAGMDVELTVEERNLLSVAYKNVIGARRASWRIISSIEQKEENKGGEDKLKMIREYRQTVETELKSICNDILDVLDKHLIPAANSGESKVFYYKMKGDYHRYLAEFATGNDRKEAAENSLVAYKAASDIAMTDLQPTHPIRLGLALNFSVFYYEILNSPDRACRLAKAAFDDAIAELDTLSEESYKDSTLIMQLLRDNLTLWTSDMQGDGEEQNKEALQDVEDENQ; this is translated from the exons ATGGGTGACCGGGAGGATTTGGTGTACCAAGCCAAGCTCGCCGAGCAGGCGGAGAGATATGATG AAATGGTTGACTCCATGAAGAAAGTGGCTGGGATGGATGTTGAGCTAACAGTTGAAGAGAGAAACCTGCTCTCCGTGGCCTACAAGAACGTTATTGGGGCGAGGAGAGCATCCTGGAGGATAATCAGTAGTATCGAGCAGAAAGAGGAGAATAAGGGTGGAGAGGACAAATTGAAAATGATTCGGGAATATAGGCAAACG GTTGAAACTGAGTTGAAATCAATCTGCAATGACATCCTCGATGTATTGGACAAGCACCTAATCCCAGCTGCAAATTCAGGAGAGTCCAAGGTCTTCTACTACAAAAT GAAGGGCGATTACCACAGGTATCTCGCTGAGTTTGCTACAGGAAACGACAGGAAGGAGGCTGCAGAAAACAGTTTGGTTGCTTACAAAGCTGCTAGTGATATTGCAATGACAGACCTTCAGCCTACACACCCTATTCGTTTGGGTCTGGCTCTTAACTTCTCCGTATTCTACTATGAAATCCTCAACTCTCCTGACCGTGCATGCAG GTTGGCAAAGGCAGCATTTGACGATGCTATTGCTGAACTGGACACATTGAGTGAAGAAAGTTACAAGGACTCGACACTCATCATGCAGTTGTTACGTGATAACCTGACACTATGGACTTCAGATATGCAGGGAGATG GTGAGGAACAGAATAAAGAGGCGCTGCAAGATGTGGAGGATGAAAACCAATGA